In a single window of the Saccharothrix australiensis genome:
- a CDS encoding (2,3-dihydroxybenzoyl)adenylate synthase has translation MLEGCVDWPEEFRERYRAAGYWRDETLGGLLRGWARRHGGRTALVAGATRWGYAELDRRADRLAAGLVALGVAAGDRVVVHLPNRAEFAVVCFALFRVGALPVLALPAHRDAEIAHLCRLSDAVAYVVPDELDGVDFRALARRVRSEAPSVRHVLVAGEAAEFVPLAEVDGEPVALPEPSPAEVALLLLSGGTTGAPKLIPRTHRDYGYSLRASAEVCGLGPGSVYLAALPAAHAFPLAAPGVLGTWSAGGTVVFATDPSPDGAFPLIEAERVTITSLVPPLAAVWAEAAEWSDADLSSLRLLQVGGARLPAASARRVPEALGCRLQQVFGMAEGLVNFTRLDDPPDVVATTQGRPMCPDDEVRVVDESDAPLPDGATGELQVRGPCILRGYYRDPVANARSFTADGFFRTGDLVRRLPSGHLVVEGRRTDVVNRGGEKVPVEEVEHHLLAHPAVRDVVVVGVPDAGLGERTCACVIPRAAAPTLAELRTFLQDRGLAAFKFPDRLEVLDSFPRTGVGKVSRRALAARFTEPSAATG, from the coding sequence GGCCGGAGGAGTTCCGCGAGCGGTACCGCGCGGCCGGGTACTGGCGGGACGAGACGCTCGGCGGTCTGCTGCGCGGGTGGGCGCGGCGGCACGGCGGGCGCACCGCCCTGGTCGCCGGCGCGACGCGGTGGGGCTACGCCGAGCTGGACCGGCGCGCGGACCGGCTGGCGGCCGGCCTCGTGGCGCTCGGCGTGGCGGCCGGTGACCGGGTGGTGGTCCACCTGCCCAACCGCGCGGAGTTCGCGGTGGTGTGCTTCGCGCTGTTCCGGGTGGGCGCGCTGCCGGTGCTGGCGCTGCCCGCCCACCGGGACGCCGAGATCGCGCACCTGTGCCGGCTGTCCGACGCCGTCGCCTACGTGGTCCCCGACGAGCTGGACGGCGTCGACTTCCGCGCGCTGGCCCGCCGGGTGCGCTCGGAGGCCCCCTCGGTGCGGCACGTGCTGGTCGCCGGGGAGGCGGCGGAGTTCGTGCCGCTGGCCGAGGTGGACGGCGAGCCGGTGGCGCTCCCCGAGCCGTCGCCCGCCGAGGTCGCGCTGCTGCTGCTGTCCGGCGGCACGACGGGCGCGCCGAAGCTGATCCCCCGTACGCACCGCGATTACGGCTACAGCCTGCGCGCGAGCGCGGAGGTGTGCGGACTGGGCCCTGGCTCGGTGTACCTGGCGGCACTGCCGGCGGCGCACGCCTTCCCGCTGGCGGCGCCCGGCGTGCTGGGCACCTGGTCGGCCGGCGGCACGGTGGTGTTCGCGACGGACCCGAGCCCCGACGGCGCGTTCCCGCTCATCGAGGCGGAGCGGGTCACGATCACCTCGCTGGTGCCGCCGCTGGCGGCGGTGTGGGCGGAAGCGGCGGAGTGGAGCGACGCCGACCTGTCGAGCCTGCGACTGCTCCAGGTCGGTGGCGCACGCCTGCCCGCGGCGTCCGCGCGCCGCGTCCCGGAGGCCCTGGGCTGCCGGCTCCAGCAGGTCTTCGGCATGGCCGAGGGGTTGGTCAACTTCACCCGCCTGGACGACCCGCCGGACGTCGTGGCGACCACGCAGGGCCGGCCGATGTGCCCGGACGACGAGGTGCGCGTCGTCGACGAGTCGGACGCGCCGTTGCCGGACGGGGCGACGGGCGAGCTCCAGGTGCGCGGACCGTGCATCCTCCGGGGCTACTACCGCGACCCGGTCGCCAACGCGCGCTCGTTCACCGCGGACGGGTTCTTCCGCACCGGCGACCTCGTGCGCCGGCTGCCGAGCGGGCACCTCGTGGTCGAGGGCCGCCGCACCGATGTCGTCAACCGCGGCGGCGAGAAGGTGCCGGTGGAGGAGGTGGAGCACCACCTGCTCGCGCACCCGGCCGTGCGCGACGTGGTGGTCGTCGGCGTGCCGGACGCCGGTCTCGGCGAGCGCACCTGCGCCTGCGTCATCCCGCGCGCCGCCGCACCGACGTTGGCCGAGCTGCGCACGTTCCTCCAGGACCGGGGTCTGGCGGCGTTCAAGTTCCCCGATCGGCTGGAAGTGCTCGACAGCTTCCCGCGCACCGGCGTCGGCAAGGTCAGCCGCCGCGCTCTCGCCGCCCGCTTCACCGAACCCTCGGCCGCGACCGGCTGA
- a CDS encoding B12-binding domain-containing radical SAM protein, with the protein MYFNSTYLAGTMFDPEPGPHVAETLRRAGLTGLRLTDFGFEHSGRDYALLRPVQERLPHLTTFTLESILQAGKFDYAHVDLEHVWRDDVEMPGGDFKVVLLSTSFIWNQTLLATAVGWVERNLPGVPIVVGGQYTNLKFMPAMNHHDSIVAVVRGDGEAAIPAVLDALANGGSMAGAPNVVWRDGDRIRINPIEYVDMDEWPSPGYSGRFPVVPYESMRGCPFDCKFCSFPAASPKWRYKSAEKIRDDWVRYAGENESKLISAMDSTFTIPPTRLRRLLEILPDAGVAWEGFSRANTVGSVKTIEGLRAAHCEQLHIGFESMNEGTLKLMSKRVTAKQNRQALHALRTGGMGYTVFFIVGYPGETPEMFADTRDFLVEEYDGHFMLNLFTITDETMPLWQDRERLRIQADDPEDPDSNWSHIGMTRDDALALQADALDRVRRRNDRAVYLLWQRSYQNLMLPHRDRDTNLAVEKCVERLAMAPRDFTDPDRGAAEMRAQLDRLAAHGVRPLSGRPLCTDSL; encoded by the coding sequence ATGTACTTCAATTCGACCTACCTGGCGGGGACGATGTTCGACCCCGAACCGGGTCCGCACGTCGCCGAAACGCTCCGGCGGGCCGGGCTCACCGGGTTGCGGTTGACCGATTTCGGATTCGAGCACTCCGGGCGCGACTACGCGCTGCTGCGGCCGGTGCAGGAACGATTACCACATCTGACCACGTTCACCCTCGAATCCATCCTCCAAGCGGGCAAGTTCGACTACGCCCACGTGGACCTGGAACACGTGTGGCGGGACGACGTGGAGATGCCGGGCGGCGACTTCAAGGTGGTCCTGCTGTCCACGTCGTTCATCTGGAACCAAACCCTGCTGGCCACCGCGGTCGGCTGGGTCGAGCGCAATCTGCCCGGTGTGCCGATCGTCGTCGGCGGCCAGTACACGAACCTGAAGTTCATGCCGGCGATGAACCACCACGACTCGATCGTCGCGGTGGTGCGCGGGGACGGTGAGGCCGCCATCCCGGCGGTGCTGGACGCGCTCGCGAACGGCGGCTCGATGGCCGGGGCGCCCAACGTCGTGTGGCGGGACGGCGACCGCATCCGCATCAACCCGATCGAGTACGTCGACATGGACGAGTGGCCCTCGCCCGGCTACTCGGGCAGGTTCCCGGTCGTGCCGTACGAGTCGATGCGCGGCTGCCCGTTCGACTGCAAGTTCTGCTCGTTCCCGGCGGCCTCGCCGAAGTGGCGGTACAAGTCGGCGGAGAAGATCCGCGACGACTGGGTCCGCTACGCCGGGGAGAACGAGAGCAAGCTGATCTCCGCGATGGACTCCACGTTCACCATCCCGCCCACCAGGCTGCGGCGGCTGCTGGAGATCCTGCCCGACGCCGGGGTGGCCTGGGAGGGGTTCTCCCGCGCCAACACCGTCGGGTCGGTCAAGACGATCGAAGGGCTGCGCGCCGCGCACTGCGAACAGCTGCACATCGGCTTCGAGTCGATGAACGAGGGCACGCTCAAGCTGATGAGCAAGCGCGTGACGGCGAAGCAGAACCGGCAGGCGCTGCACGCCCTGCGCACCGGCGGGATGGGGTACACGGTGTTCTTCATCGTCGGCTACCCCGGCGAGACACCGGAGATGTTCGCCGACACCCGCGACTTCCTCGTGGAGGAGTACGACGGGCACTTCATGCTCAACCTGTTCACCATCACCGACGAGACCATGCCTTTGTGGCAGGACCGGGAGAGGCTGCGCATCCAGGCCGACGACCCGGAGGACCCGGACTCGAACTGGTCGCACATCGGGATGACCCGCGACGACGCCCTGGCGCTCCAGGCCGACGCCCTGGACCGGGTCCGCCGCCGCAACGACCGCGCGGTGTACCTGCTGTGGCAGCGGTCCTACCAGAACCTGATGCTGCCCCACCGCGACCGCGACACCAACCTCGCGGTGGAGAAGTGCGTCGAGCGGCTGGCGATGGCGCCGCGGGACTTCACCGACCCCGACCGGGGCGCGGCCGAGATGCGCGCCCAGCTCGACCGTCTGGCCGCGCACGGCGTGCGGCCGCTGAGCGGTCGGCCGTTGTGCACGGACTCGCTGTAA
- a CDS encoding salicylate synthase, translated as MGRARRYRERHIRTSGDPLLLMASLAEWAPTEPYLIYEREGRWTYAAGVAAEVVVTGSGAVLRGVDAIPAERSSGDPFRALAELLAGVAVEDWRAYGWTAFELAYLADHGAPADLPVAHLFVPRLEVRVSGDRATVRALDPADANAVTELVMAPAEERELFPRLVGPDADSSADYERRVATAIAEIRAGLLQKVVLSRLVPIHFDLDLVGTYVLGRRHNTPRRSFLLNLGGVEAAGFSPETVLEVDVSGRVSTQPLAGTRALVADPVENGRLHTALVTDPKENFEHAISVKEAFKELDRVCARDSVRVEEFMEVLRRGSVQHLASRLAGRLAPGKDAWHAFSALFPAITVSGVPKTAAYACIRRNELQPRGLYGGAVLAVDAHGALDAAVVLRTVFRQAGRTWLRAGAGIVADSLPARELEETREKLRSTALHLVPAVPAGNGARPAHSASHGRIG; from the coding sequence ATGGGGAGAGCTCGTCGATACCGGGAACGCCACATCCGGACGTCCGGTGATCCGTTGCTGCTGATGGCGAGCTTGGCCGAGTGGGCGCCGACCGAGCCGTACCTGATCTACGAGCGGGAGGGCCGCTGGACCTACGCGGCCGGGGTCGCCGCCGAGGTGGTGGTGACCGGGAGCGGCGCGGTGCTGCGCGGCGTCGACGCGATCCCCGCCGAGCGGTCCTCGGGCGATCCGTTCCGCGCGCTGGCCGAGCTGCTGGCCGGCGTCGCCGTCGAGGACTGGCGCGCGTACGGGTGGACCGCTTTCGAGCTGGCCTACCTGGCCGACCACGGCGCGCCGGCCGACCTGCCGGTGGCGCACCTGTTCGTGCCACGCCTCGAAGTGCGCGTGTCCGGCGACCGGGCGACGGTCCGGGCGCTGGACCCCGCCGACGCCAACGCGGTCACCGAGCTGGTGATGGCGCCGGCCGAGGAGCGGGAGCTGTTCCCCCGGCTGGTGGGCCCGGACGCCGACTCGTCGGCGGACTACGAGCGCCGGGTGGCCACCGCCATCGCCGAGATCCGCGCGGGGCTGCTGCAGAAGGTGGTCCTGTCCCGGCTGGTGCCGATCCACTTCGACCTCGACCTGGTCGGCACCTACGTGTTGGGTCGGCGGCACAACACGCCGCGCCGGTCGTTCCTGCTCAACCTCGGCGGGGTCGAGGCGGCCGGGTTCAGCCCGGAGACCGTGCTGGAGGTCGACGTCAGCGGGCGGGTCTCGACCCAGCCGCTGGCGGGCACCAGGGCGCTGGTGGCCGACCCGGTCGAGAACGGCAGGCTGCACACCGCGCTGGTCACCGACCCGAAGGAGAACTTCGAGCACGCCATCTCGGTCAAGGAGGCGTTCAAGGAGCTGGACCGGGTGTGCGCGCGCGATTCGGTGCGCGTGGAGGAGTTCATGGAGGTGCTCCGGCGCGGCAGCGTGCAGCACCTGGCGTCCCGGCTGGCCGGGCGGCTCGCGCCGGGCAAGGACGCGTGGCACGCGTTCAGCGCGCTGTTCCCGGCGATCACGGTCTCCGGGGTGCCGAAGACCGCCGCCTACGCCTGCATCCGCCGCAACGAACTCCAGCCGCGCGGCCTGTACGGCGGCGCGGTGCTGGCGGTGGACGCGCACGGCGCGCTGGACGCGGCCGTCGTGCTGCGCACCGTGTTCCGCCAGGCCGGTCGGACGTGGTTGCGGGCGGGCGCGGGGATCGTGGCCGACTCGCTCCCGGCCCGCGAGCTGGAGGAGACCCGCGAGAAGCTGCGCAGCACCGCCCTCCACCTGGTGCCCGCCGTGCCCGCGGGCAACGGCGCGCGGCCCGCGCACAGCGCGTCCCACGGGAGGATCGGGTGA